The DNA sequence ACCCTGCGTGACAAGCTGATCGAGCACCGCCAGTACGTGACCGAACACGGCGACGACCTGACCGAGATCAAGAACTGGACCTGGCCGTACTGAGGGCGCATAGCCGGCGCGGGACGGGATAAGCGCCCTGCTCCCCTCATCATACTCGCCGGCAGGGGTGGTGATGTATAATCGCAGTAGTAGGGCTGAGGAGGGATTTCTGATGCTGGAGCAATCTTTGGAGATGGGCTCTCCGCTTCACATGGACGAAGACGGGGCCATCCGGGTAGCGCAGACGCGGGTCACGCTCGACTCGATCCTGTGGTCGTTCCGCTCCGGCGCCTCCGCGGAAGGTATAGCCGAGAAATATCCGTCCCTGGATCTGGGCGACGTCTATGCCGTCA is a window from the Armatimonadota bacterium genome containing:
- a CDS encoding DUF433 domain-containing protein, which codes for MLEQSLEMGSPLHMDEDGAIRVAQTRVTLDSILWSFRSGASAEGIAEKYPSLDLGDVYAVIAYYLWNRERVDDYLARRSQEEELALGEITARFPREGLRERLLARRSVGTSEA